GCCGCTCATTCATGCCCATATCTCTCAGGTATTCCTCGGTGTAAATGTCCTTTCTAAAAATTGCAGAAAGTCCGCCGGAAATCTCCCTGAATTCGAGAAATATTTCTCTCTTTTTGCAAAGCTCAAGCATTCTTGTAGTGCCGCTGCCATATTTCTCGATAAGCTCTGCATCGTAGAATATCTGGGCAATAACCCTGTTTCTTGGAATCGACTTATGATTCTCTTTATATAAATCTCCTATGCTGAGTGCCGGAGGAAGTCTTCCGGGATTCCATATTTCGATTCTATCGTCATAAATCTCTATCTGTATCTCGCTTGGCGCGGTATAATCGCGATGAACTATTGCATTAATAATGCCTTCACGCATGGCTTGCAGCGGATACTCCCAAATTTCTTCTCTTCTCGGTCTTCCTGTAATTTCAAACCTGACGCTTGTATGTTTTTTGATAAAATCCATTGCCTCCTCTACCTGCGCAATCAAATCTCCCTCAATCATTTTGTCATCCAGGATGTTCAGCTTTGAAACTTTGAATCTCCCGCAATGAATTTTTGCCTGCAAAACAAATCTTTGCGGCTCTTCCCCAAAAAGCAAAATGACTGCCCAAGTTGGTTTTCCTTCTTTAATCAAATCCAGTTTTTCGAGAACTTGTAAAGGTTTCTCTGCAATTTTCCTTCTCCCTGCTTCGTTCGCTAATCTGATGTAATTTTTAACTTTTTCTATGTCTATATTTTCGATTTTTGCTTCTCTTGCCGGATAAGAATCCCACGAAGAGCCAATCGTTTGCAGGTGCATTTCAGAAATTTCTTTCGGTGTCAGTTTTTTGTTTCCGTTCCCGACCCTTAAATAACAGACCCCTTTATAGGAAACCGGCTTTAGTGGAGGCTCGGTGATTTTAATTAAAACTATTGTTTTTCCATGAACTTCGTGTTTTTCTATTTCAGGAATCACTATTGGCTCT
This genomic stretch from Nanoarchaeota archaeon harbors:
- a CDS encoding helix-turn-helix domain-containing protein translates to MDEKEMLKIIGNGESETVELEESFDKDVLETTSAFANARGGTIFIGVNDKREIKGISVGKESLKSWVNEISQATEPIVIPEIEKHEVHGKTIVLIKITEPPLKPVSYKGVCYLRVGNGNKKLTPKEISEMHLQTIGSSWDSYPAREAKIENIDIEKVKNYIRLANEAGRRKIAEKPLQVLEKLDLIKEGKPTWAVILLFGEEPQRFVLQAKIHCGRFKVSKLNILDDKMIEGDLIAQVEEAMDFIKKHTSVRFEITGRPRREEIWEYPLQAMREGIINAIVHRDYTAPSEIQIEIYDDRIEIWNPGRLPPALSIGDLYKENHKSIPRNRVIAQIFYDAELIEKYGSGTTRMLELCKKREIFLEFREISGGLSAIFRKDIYTEEYLRDMGMNERQIKAVLYAKESKRITNKEYQQVCNTSERTASRELSELVKKSVFRQIGITGKGTAYILAAKGAKKAPKRRQM